In the Kaistella sp. 97-N-M2 genome, one interval contains:
- the ychF gene encoding redox-regulated ATPase YchF, translated as MKCGIVGLPNVGKSTLFNCLSNAKAQSANYPFCTIEPNIGTVSVPDERLFELEKLVKPERVLPAVVEIVDIAGLVKGASKGEGLGNKFLANIRECEAIIHVLRCFEDANIIHVEGTVDPIRDKEIIDIELQLKDIETLGKSVEKAKKFIKSGKKEDVLTYETLLKLQKFVEEGNNAREFPTDDFSASIISDVQLLTNKPILYVCNVDENSIKNGNEWIAKIEAMAKKENAEVVVLAAQIEADINELETFEEREMFLDELGLTEPGVNRLIRKAYDLLHLQTYFTAGVKEVRAWTIGKGWTAPQAAGVIHTDFEKGFIRAEVIKYEDFVHFGSEAKVKEAGKLAVEGKEYIVQDGDMMNFRFNV; from the coding sequence ATGAAATGTGGAATTGTAGGTTTACCCAACGTAGGGAAATCAACCCTTTTTAACTGTTTAAGCAATGCCAAAGCGCAGTCTGCTAATTATCCTTTCTGTACCATCGAGCCGAATATCGGCACCGTGTCTGTACCGGATGAACGTCTGTTCGAACTGGAAAAATTAGTAAAACCGGAGCGCGTTTTACCAGCCGTCGTAGAGATCGTAGATATTGCGGGGCTTGTGAAAGGTGCAAGCAAAGGTGAAGGTTTGGGAAATAAATTTCTTGCGAACATCAGAGAATGCGAAGCGATCATCCACGTTTTAAGATGTTTCGAAGATGCAAATATTATTCACGTCGAAGGAACCGTAGATCCAATTCGCGATAAAGAAATTATCGATATCGAACTCCAGTTGAAGGATATTGAAACTTTGGGAAAATCCGTGGAGAAGGCGAAGAAATTCATTAAATCCGGAAAAAAGGAAGACGTTTTAACTTATGAAACACTGCTGAAACTTCAAAAATTTGTAGAAGAAGGAAACAACGCACGCGAATTTCCAACAGACGATTTTTCTGCCTCAATTATCTCCGACGTTCAGTTATTGACGAACAAACCCATTCTCTATGTTTGTAATGTTGATGAAAATTCCATAAAAAACGGAAACGAATGGATTGCGAAAATCGAAGCGATGGCAAAAAAAGAGAACGCTGAAGTCGTTGTTCTTGCCGCTCAGATCGAAGCAGACATCAATGAACTTGAAACTTTTGAAGAAAGAGAAATGTTTTTGGATGAGTTGGGTTTAACCGAACCCGGCGTAAACAGATTGATCCGAAAAGCTTACGATTTATTGCATTTGCAGACTTATTTTACCGCTGGCGTAAAAGAAGTTCGGGCCTGGACAATTGGAAAAGGTTGGACCGCACCTCAGGCTGCCGGAGTTATTCACACTGATTTCGAAAAAGGATTTATCCGTGCAGAAGTCATTAAATATGAAGATTTTGTTCATTTCGGTTCGGAAGCCAAAGTAAAAGAAGCCGGAAAACTTGCAGTAGAAGGAAAAGAATATATTGTGCAGGATGGTGATATGATGAATTTTAGATTTAATGTTTAA
- a CDS encoding YdcH family protein codes for MENHNLTHEFPDMEEKINDFKLNDEAFKKMYVNYEEVNALIQHYEDGEQNHTTDEHLTDLRKKRVHLKDDLYSYLKD; via the coding sequence ATGGAAAATCACAATCTTACCCACGAGTTTCCGGATATGGAAGAAAAAATCAACGATTTTAAACTGAATGATGAAGCCTTTAAGAAAATGTATGTTAATTATGAGGAAGTCAATGCGCTCATTCAGCATTATGAAGATGGGGAACAAAACCACACCACCGACGAACACTTAACCGACTTGCGTAAAAAGCGGGTTCATTTAAAAGATGATCTCTACTCTTATTTAAAGGACTAA
- a CDS encoding M56 family metallopeptidase, translating to MEALFLYFGKVVLGSGVMFLYYRLFLKDKTFHHYNRFYLLASVVISLLLPLLKVSYFTFEVNSDIYLLFNRLNGFNSSNNLSNDFVYLSFSAVVAGLVSVFFLSRLLFGLFKIQRLKKKFLKQNFEGISFYQTDLNEAPFSFFRNLFWKDSIALQSDLGRQILKHEMVHIEQKHSWDKIFIETATSLFWFNPFFYLIQKEINLIHEYLADKKAVKNSDTKAFAQMLLASHFSGKHLPATSPFLSSNLKKRLTMLKKSKTKFSYARKILALPLFFLLAFIYLVNAKNKEIKNTNLEVEHLISTLKSDTIAPNIKEQNALNENSLESVQTKIGEKQNEIQPLQDSFNAKNEEARKIGEELRLKTEALRKLTDKKDFDSPKFKNLDSEINDLSAKMDAIYSKEDFKNIEKLLSEKYGEMDQLYAKLDAYYNSADFKNRIEEAEKQGKAAERLVNSPKFKKQIADAEKQGRKAEKLVNSPKFKKQIADAEKIAEEAVKQINSTEIQQSIKDAEQAVKDAQISLNDSKNSSLNKNANIFIDGKSATNEEMQKLDPNKIESMHVFKKGFEGKKTGEIYIKLKK from the coding sequence ATGGAAGCACTTTTTTTATATTTCGGTAAAGTTGTTTTGGGCTCCGGTGTAATGTTTCTCTACTATCGGTTGTTTCTTAAAGATAAGACATTTCATCATTACAACCGTTTCTACTTATTGGCGTCTGTGGTGATAAGTCTGCTGCTACCGCTGCTGAAAGTAAGTTATTTTACGTTCGAAGTAAACAGTGATATCTATTTATTATTTAACAGGTTAAATGGTTTCAACTCTTCTAATAATTTAAGTAATGATTTCGTTTATCTTTCGTTTTCTGCTGTCGTTGCTGGACTGGTTTCTGTCTTTTTTCTAAGCCGCTTATTATTTGGGTTGTTTAAAATTCAGCGGCTGAAAAAGAAATTTCTGAAGCAAAATTTTGAAGGAATCAGTTTCTATCAAACCGATTTGAATGAAGCGCCGTTCTCCTTTTTCCGAAACTTATTTTGGAAAGATTCTATTGCGCTGCAATCGGATTTGGGACGGCAGATCTTGAAACACGAAATGGTTCATATCGAACAAAAACATTCCTGGGACAAAATTTTTATTGAAACCGCCACTTCCCTCTTTTGGTTCAATCCATTTTTTTATCTCATTCAAAAAGAAATTAATTTAATCCACGAATATCTGGCTGATAAAAAAGCTGTAAAAAACTCGGACACAAAGGCATTTGCGCAGATGCTATTGGCAAGTCACTTTTCCGGAAAACACTTACCTGCAACGAGTCCATTTCTTAGTTCTAACCTCAAAAAAAGATTAACAATGCTTAAAAAATCAAAAACAAAATTCAGCTATGCGCGCAAAATACTGGCGTTGCCGCTTTTCTTTCTGTTGGCTTTCATTTATTTGGTAAATGCGAAAAACAAAGAGATCAAAAACACCAATCTGGAAGTTGAACATTTAATTTCCACTTTAAAATCTGACACTATTGCTCCCAACATCAAAGAACAAAACGCATTGAATGAAAATTCTCTGGAATCGGTTCAAACTAAAATTGGAGAAAAACAGAATGAAATTCAACCTTTACAGGATAGCTTTAACGCAAAAAATGAAGAAGCCCGAAAAATTGGGGAAGAATTGCGTTTGAAAACCGAAGCGCTCCGAAAATTGACTGATAAAAAAGATTTTGACAGTCCAAAGTTTAAAAATTTGGATTCAGAAATTAATGATCTCAGTGCAAAAATGGACGCGATTTACAGCAAAGAAGACTTTAAAAATATAGAGAAATTGCTGAGTGAAAAATATGGAGAGATGGATCAACTCTATGCAAAACTCGACGCGTATTATAATTCTGCTGATTTTAAAAATAGAATTGAAGAGGCAGAAAAACAAGGTAAAGCTGCGGAAAGGTTGGTGAATTCTCCAAAGTTCAAAAAACAGATTGCCGATGCAGAAAAGCAAGGAAGAAAAGCTGAGAAATTAGTAAATTCTCCAAAATTTAAAAAACAAATTGCAGACGCGGAGAAAATAGCTGAAGAAGCTGTAAAACAGATTAATTCCACAGAAATTCAACAAAGTATTAAAGATGCTGAACAAGCTGTGAAAGATGCTCAGATTTCTTTAAATGATTCTAAAAATTCTTCTTTAAATAAAAATGCCAATATTTTTATTGATGGAAAATCTGCCACGAACGAAGAAATGCAGAAATTAGATCCGAATAAAATAGAATCGATGCACGTATTCAAGAAAGGTTTTGAAGGAAAGAAAACGGGTGAAATTTATATCAAACTTAAAAAATAA
- a CDS encoding glycoside hydrolase family 10 protein → MKYSVARASSLFLLVLLIIFSCTAKKPVSKKTPVKAVVKPVQPKPEIEKPVAKLNLPEVDREFRAAWIATVANINWPSRNNLSTQQQKDEAIKILDLLKDANFNAVIFQARPSADALYKSDLEPWSYFLTGEVGKAPVPYYDPLEFWIEEAHLRGMELHVWLNPYRAQHTTGGPITSESMVKKMPEQIIKLRNGMYWMDPSDEKTQDHVSHVINDIVKRYDIDAIHIDDYFYPYREYNGGKDFPDIRTWNNYLKVGGTLSRADWRRANVNKFIKRIHDEIKAEKSYVQFGISPFGIWKPGYPAGIKGSSQYDELYADAKLWLNQGWLDYFSPQLYWKNDGPQSFTALLNWWESENTLNRHLWPGLNTIGMRDVSDRPAEIVSQIISTRNILKNSAGAIHYSVDGLSKNTAMFNAVKNAYKTKALVPRTPWIKAEALKKPILFLEVSGSSALVKWNSLDHQNVFQWILYAKYGTVWETEILEKNIISTNLPLMKNGKKLTTIALKSVDRLGNESDYEAKSF, encoded by the coding sequence ATGAAATATTCTGTTGCCAGAGCTAGTTCTCTTTTCCTTCTTGTTCTTTTAATCATCTTTTCCTGTACGGCGAAAAAGCCTGTTTCGAAAAAAACGCCCGTGAAAGCCGTCGTTAAACCGGTGCAACCAAAACCGGAGATCGAAAAACCCGTAGCCAAACTAAATCTTCCGGAAGTCGATCGCGAATTTCGCGCCGCCTGGATTGCCACCGTCGCGAATATCAACTGGCCGTCGCGAAATAATTTATCCACGCAGCAGCAAAAAGACGAAGCCATCAAAATTCTGGATCTCTTGAAAGACGCGAACTTCAACGCCGTTATTTTTCAGGCGCGACCTTCTGCAGATGCTCTTTATAAAAGTGATTTGGAACCCTGGTCCTACTTCCTTACGGGAGAAGTTGGCAAAGCGCCTGTTCCATATTACGATCCCCTGGAGTTTTGGATTGAAGAAGCCCATCTGCGCGGAATGGAATTGCATGTCTGGCTCAATCCGTACCGCGCACAGCACACTACCGGCGGGCCCATAACAAGCGAATCGATGGTGAAAAAAATGCCGGAGCAGATCATCAAACTGCGAAACGGAATGTACTGGATGGATCCTTCCGACGAAAAAACGCAGGATCACGTTTCCCACGTTATTAATGATATCGTGAAAAGATATGATATTGATGCCATTCATATCGACGACTATTTTTATCCTTACAGAGAATACAACGGCGGCAAAGATTTTCCGGATATCCGAACCTGGAATAATTATTTAAAAGTTGGCGGTACTTTGTCGCGAGCCGATTGGCGACGTGCGAACGTAAACAAATTCATTAAAAGAATTCACGACGAAATTAAAGCGGAAAAAAGTTACGTGCAGTTTGGGATCAGTCCATTTGGGATTTGGAAACCCGGTTATCCCGCGGGAATTAAGGGTTCTTCTCAGTACGACGAACTTTACGCCGATGCAAAATTGTGGTTAAACCAAGGCTGGCTCGATTATTTTTCGCCTCAACTCTACTGGAAAAACGATGGGCCACAAAGTTTTACTGCGCTTCTTAATTGGTGGGAAAGCGAAAACACACTGAATCGTCACCTGTGGCCCGGTCTCAACACAATCGGAATGCGCGATGTTAGCGACCGACCCGCAGAGATCGTCAGTCAAATCATTTCGACGCGAAATATCCTCAAAAATTCCGCCGGAGCTATTCATTACAGCGTCGATGGATTATCGAAAAACACAGCCATGTTCAATGCGGTGAAAAATGCGTACAAAACAAAAGCCCTGGTACCGCGAACGCCCTGGATTAAGGCTGAAGCATTAAAAAAGCCTATTTTATTCCTGGAAGTTTCGGGCTCGTCTGCACTTGTGAAATGGAATTCTTTGGATCATCAAAATGTTTTCCAATGGATTTTATATGCGAAATACGGCACTGTTTGGGAGACGGAAATTTTGGAGAAAAACATCATCTCAACAAATCTGCCTTTGATGAAGAACGGCAAAAAACTTACGACCATCGCCCTAAAATCGGTCGACCGTCTGGGTAACGAGAGCGATTATGAGGCGAAATCGTTTTAA
- the typA gene encoding translational GTPase TypA, with protein sequence MQNIRNIAIIAHVDHGKTTLVDKIIHATSVFRENQESGDLIMDNNDLERERGITILSKNISVTYKDTKINVIDTPGHADFGGEVERVLKMADGVLLLVDAFEGPMPQTRFVLQKALELGLRPVVVINKVDKPNCRPDEVHDQVFDLFFNLDATEEQLDFPTFYGSSKQGWFNTSLEQTDNIFPLLDGILEHVPAPEAKEGPLRMQIVSLDFSSFLGRIAIGKINQGSVKESEWIGLAQEDGNIIKGKVKELYVFEGLGKKKVQEVKAGDICAIVGFDKFQIGDSFVDLENPDPLPRTAIDEPTLNMTFSINNSPFFGKDGKYVTSNHLKERLMKELEKNLALRVEPTDDANTFLVFGRGILHLSVLIETMRREGYEMTIGQPQVILREIDGVKSEPYESMVVDVPEEYASRVIDLATQRKGDLHIMETKGEMQHMEFEIPSRGLIGLRSQMLTATAGEAIMAHRFVDYKPFKGAIPGRLVGVLISKTQGPATEYSIAKLQDRGKFFVDPGEEIYAGMIIGEQNKPGDLVVNIVEAKQLNNMRASGKDKDGSIAPKILFSLEECMEYIQGDEAIEVTPNFIRMRKKVLSEDERKRIERGAKS encoded by the coding sequence ATGCAAAACATTAGAAATATCGCAATTATTGCGCACGTTGACCACGGTAAAACGACTTTGGTTGACAAAATCATCCACGCTACCAGTGTTTTCCGGGAAAATCAAGAGTCCGGAGATCTTATTATGGATAATAATGATCTGGAACGTGAGCGGGGAATTACCATTTTATCGAAAAACATCTCGGTAACTTACAAAGACACCAAAATTAATGTAATCGATACTCCTGGTCACGCCGATTTCGGTGGTGAGGTAGAAAGAGTTTTGAAAATGGCAGATGGGGTGTTGCTTTTGGTTGATGCTTTTGAAGGGCCAATGCCGCAAACGCGTTTCGTGCTTCAAAAAGCGTTGGAATTAGGTTTAAGACCGGTTGTTGTCATCAATAAAGTAGATAAACCAAACTGTCGTCCGGACGAAGTTCACGATCAGGTTTTCGATCTTTTCTTCAACCTCGATGCTACCGAAGAGCAGTTGGATTTCCCAACATTTTACGGATCAAGTAAGCAGGGCTGGTTCAATACCTCTTTAGAGCAAACAGACAATATTTTCCCGTTATTGGACGGAATTTTAGAGCATGTGCCGGCGCCGGAAGCGAAAGAAGGTCCATTAAGAATGCAGATCGTATCTCTTGATTTCTCTTCGTTCTTAGGAAGAATCGCAATCGGAAAAATTAATCAGGGTTCTGTAAAAGAATCAGAATGGATCGGTTTGGCGCAGGAAGACGGCAATATCATCAAAGGAAAAGTAAAAGAATTATACGTTTTTGAAGGTCTTGGGAAAAAGAAAGTTCAGGAAGTGAAAGCCGGAGATATCTGCGCGATTGTTGGATTTGATAAATTTCAGATCGGCGATTCCTTTGTAGATCTGGAAAATCCGGATCCGTTACCAAGAACGGCGATCGACGAGCCTACCTTGAACATGACGTTCTCCATCAACAACTCCCCTTTCTTCGGAAAAGACGGAAAATATGTAACTTCCAATCACCTGAAAGAAAGGTTGATGAAAGAACTGGAGAAAAATTTAGCGTTAAGAGTAGAGCCTACCGACGATGCCAATACCTTTTTGGTCTTCGGTCGCGGTATTCTTCACCTTTCTGTATTGATCGAAACAATGCGAAGAGAAGGTTATGAAATGACGATTGGCCAGCCACAGGTGATTTTAAGAGAAATCGATGGTGTAAAATCTGAGCCGTACGAATCCATGGTAGTTGATGTACCGGAAGAATATGCTTCGCGTGTGATCGATTTGGCCACGCAAAGAAAAGGAGATCTTCACATTATGGAAACCAAAGGCGAAATGCAGCATATGGAATTCGAAATTCCTTCCAGAGGTTTGATTGGATTGCGTTCCCAAATGTTAACCGCTACGGCTGGTGAAGCCATTATGGCGCACCGTTTTGTAGATTACAAGCCTTTCAAAGGCGCTATTCCGGGACGATTGGTTGGTGTTTTAATCAGCAAAACGCAAGGTCCGGCTACGGAATATTCCATCGCGAAATTACAGGACCGAGGCAAGTTCTTTGTGGATCCGGGCGAAGAAATTTATGCCGGAATGATCATCGGAGAACAAAACAAACCTGGAGATTTGGTCGTGAATATTGTGGAAGCCAAACAGCTGAACAACATGCGTGCATCAGGAAAAGATAAAGACGGCAGCATTGCGCCGAAAATCCTTTTCTCTTTGGAGGAATGTATGGAATATATCCAGGGTGATGAAGCGATCGAGGTAACACCAAACTTCATCAGAATGCGTAAAAAAGTACTTTCTGAAGACGAAAGAAAACGTATCGAAAGAGGCGCGAAATCTTAA
- a CDS encoding GLPGLI family protein — protein MKKFLFLSLFIFSLGTAQNQRFSYVYQFIPDSTNQADVKSEMMLLEVLPKFSKFYSETVFKSDSIANAILEKELAATGSMNVKSDMRKGFVRSTVIKEFPDFKTFLVTRIGQTKMKVADERKMNWKILPEKQKIGDFQTQKAETEMFGRKWTAWFTTEIPIQDGPYKFHGLPGLIVKIEDDTKSHSYILNGIKNLKSEEIKNVDPNKNFVFDFGNAVNLSEKEYKKHYLESRNDPNKSLRVSLANSDMAQINIDGKMTNVSDYLRAREKREKEKIAKDNNILELDLIK, from the coding sequence ATGAAGAAGTTTCTCTTTCTATCCTTATTTATTTTCAGTCTTGGCACTGCACAAAACCAGCGGTTCAGTTACGTTTACCAGTTTATACCGGATTCTACCAATCAAGCCGATGTAAAATCTGAAATGATGTTGCTGGAAGTTTTGCCCAAATTTTCAAAATTCTATAGTGAAACGGTTTTTAAAAGTGATTCTATTGCCAATGCAATATTGGAAAAAGAATTGGCTGCAACCGGCTCTATGAATGTAAAATCCGATATGCGAAAAGGTTTTGTGAGAAGTACAGTTATTAAGGAGTTTCCTGATTTTAAAACTTTTTTAGTCACCAGAATTGGGCAAACTAAAATGAAAGTGGCAGATGAACGAAAAATGAATTGGAAAATTCTACCTGAAAAGCAAAAAATCGGCGACTTCCAAACTCAAAAAGCCGAAACGGAAATGTTTGGCAGAAAATGGACCGCTTGGTTTACCACAGAAATCCCAATTCAGGATGGACCGTATAAATTTCACGGTTTGCCGGGTTTAATTGTGAAGATTGAAGATGATACGAAAAGTCATTCTTACATCTTAAATGGAATTAAAAACCTGAAATCGGAAGAAATTAAAAATGTAGATCCGAACAAAAATTTTGTTTTTGATTTCGGGAATGCTGTAAATTTAAGTGAAAAAGAATATAAAAAGCACTATTTGGAAAGCAGAAATGATCCCAATAAATCCCTCAGAGTAAGTTTAGCAAATTCTGACATGGCCCAAATTAACATTGACGGAAAAATGACGAATGTAAGCGATTACCTCCGCGCTCGGGAAAAAAGGGAGAAAGAAAAAATCGCAAAGGACAACAATATTCTGGAGCTCGATTTAATTAAATAA
- a CDS encoding ferritin — protein sequence MNTKRLSSTLEEALSKQMNVELYQSHTYLAYGIWASDNGYAGISNFLFRHSQEEREHAIKFMQYILNRGGKPTVTALASAPGDPQNLTDCFNKVFQHEVENTEKIYRLVELAFDEKDWATWNFLQWFVKEQIEEETLAMDLIDKLKIAGGDKASDESLFTLDKTLGETPDDADLARDATSENP from the coding sequence ATGAATACGAAAAGACTTTCTTCAACACTGGAAGAAGCGTTAAGCAAACAAATGAATGTCGAACTTTATCAATCTCACACTTATTTAGCATACGGAATTTGGGCAAGCGACAATGGTTACGCGGGGATTTCTAATTTTCTGTTCCGCCATTCGCAGGAAGAAAGGGAGCATGCCATCAAATTTATGCAGTATATTCTGAACCGTGGCGGAAAACCTACCGTAACCGCTTTAGCTTCCGCGCCGGGTGACCCCCAAAATTTGACCGACTGTTTTAACAAAGTTTTCCAACACGAAGTGGAAAACACTGAAAAAATTTACCGCCTCGTGGAACTTGCTTTTGACGAAAAAGACTGGGCAACGTGGAATTTCCTACAGTGGTTTGTGAAAGAGCAAATTGAAGAAGAAACCCTTGCAATGGATCTTATCGATAAATTAAAAATTGCGGGCGGCGATAAAGCTTCAGACGAATCCTTGTTCACGTTGGACAAAACTCTAGGCGAAACTCCGGATGATGCAGATTTAGCGCGCGACGCAACGTCTGAGAATCCTTAA
- a CDS encoding L-threonylcarbamoyladenylate synthase, whose translation MAKILKIYPDNPQENLIGEVVKSLQNGGLIIYPSDTVYALGCNIFDIRAMEKLAQIKKVKLDKAHFSIICNDLSHLSQFTKPIDTSVFRYLKNNIPGPFTFILEASKSLPLAYKGKKTVGIRVPAHTIPQLIVEKLGHPIASTSIKDDDEVIEYSTDPELIAEKYDNLVDIVIDSGYGDNVASTIVDLTSGEPEIIRQGKGEI comes from the coding sequence ATGGCAAAAATTCTAAAAATTTATCCCGATAATCCCCAGGAAAACCTCATTGGTGAAGTGGTGAAATCCCTTCAGAATGGCGGATTAATCATCTACCCGTCAGATACCGTGTACGCGTTGGGTTGCAACATTTTCGACATTCGCGCCATGGAAAAGCTTGCCCAGATCAAGAAGGTAAAATTAGATAAGGCTCACTTTTCCATCATTTGTAACGACCTAAGCCACCTGTCACAATTCACCAAACCCATCGATACAAGCGTTTTTCGGTATCTGAAAAATAATATTCCGGGTCCCTTCACCTTTATTTTAGAAGCCAGCAAAAGTTTGCCCCTTGCTTACAAAGGCAAAAAAACCGTCGGCATTCGCGTCCCGGCGCATACGATTCCGCAACTTATCGTCGAAAAACTGGGACATCCAATTGCCTCCACCTCCATTAAAGATGATGACGAGGTCATCGAATATTCTACAGACCCTGAATTAATTGCCGAAAAGTACGATAACCTCGTCGATATCGTTATCGATTCCGGTTATGGCGACAATGTGGCCTCCACCATCGTCGACTTAACCAGTGGCGAGCCCGAAATTATCCGTCAGGGAAAAGGCGAAATTTAG
- a CDS encoding BlaI/MecI/CopY family transcriptional regulator, whose amino-acid sequence MQISQLTKAEEQVMQYLWDVKKGFLKDILDLFPEPKPHTNTVSTILKVLKEKDFVGYEVFGRQHQYFPLISKEKYSGKSMKSLVKNYFEGSYTNAVSFLVEKNELSVEDLEMLLGELKNKD is encoded by the coding sequence ATGCAGATTTCTCAGTTAACAAAAGCGGAAGAACAGGTAATGCAGTATCTGTGGGACGTAAAAAAAGGTTTTTTGAAAGATATTCTGGATCTTTTCCCGGAGCCCAAACCTCACACGAATACTGTTTCGACGATTTTAAAAGTTTTGAAAGAAAAAGATTTTGTAGGTTATGAAGTCTTTGGGCGGCAACATCAATATTTTCCCTTAATTTCAAAAGAAAAATACAGCGGAAAATCGATGAAAAGTTTGGTTAAAAATTATTTCGAAGGTTCGTACACGAACGCGGTTTCCTTCCTCGTAGAAAAAAATGAACTGAGCGTAGAAGATCTGGAAATGCTGCTCGGCGAACTTAAAAATAAAGACTGA
- a CDS encoding M23 family metallopeptidase: protein MDRYMMKLKSLTLLALLLILAVSCDGLKMTKNIFETSERAKYERRFSGSDSLMTLWKNDFSAALSAQLQIPDGFSAKTFVNPGPPNALAYSLDLKKSDRLVIEISPLNPERKIFVDMFEETAGVESSESQIIENGIFSENINTSANYKVVLQPEIEYAGNFSLKIYTQPSLSFPVVGKGNADVQSFWGASRDGGARSHEGLDIFAARGTYVVAAADGYVTRTGDQGLGGKQVWLRDGIFGNSLYYAHLDSIITESGKKVKIGDTLGRVGNTGNAKGGPTHLHFGIYSTGSAVDAYPFIRKRPIPKTLKNNLKNFTTIKSGTNLRQGPGTSYESIATTEKETPIKILSSNGPWYHIKTSDGTQSFVNSERLK, encoded by the coding sequence ATGGATCGATATATGATGAAACTCAAATCATTAACACTGCTCGCATTATTACTGATATTGGCTGTTTCCTGCGACGGCTTAAAAATGACCAAGAATATTTTTGAAACTTCCGAACGTGCAAAATACGAACGCCGTTTTTCCGGAAGCGACAGTTTGATGACGCTTTGGAAAAATGACTTTTCCGCTGCACTTTCAGCGCAACTGCAGATTCCCGACGGATTCTCCGCGAAAACTTTTGTTAACCCCGGTCCGCCGAATGCTTTGGCTTATTCCCTGGACCTGAAAAAAAGCGACCGTCTCGTCATCGAAATATCGCCTTTAAATCCGGAACGTAAAATTTTTGTTGATATGTTCGAGGAAACTGCGGGTGTAGAATCCTCTGAAAGTCAGATCATCGAAAACGGAATCTTCTCTGAAAATATTAACACCAGCGCAAATTATAAAGTTGTACTTCAACCCGAAATTGAATACGCGGGCAATTTTTCGTTAAAAATTTACACACAGCCCTCATTGTCATTTCCGGTTGTAGGCAAGGGAAACGCGGATGTGCAGAGCTTTTGGGGCGCAAGTCGCGATGGCGGCGCAAGAAGCCATGAAGGTTTGGATATCTTCGCTGCCCGCGGAACCTATGTGGTGGCCGCAGCAGATGGCTATGTTACCCGCACAGGCGATCAGGGTTTGGGCGGAAAACAGGTTTGGCTGCGCGACGGAATTTTCGGCAATTCGCTTTATTACGCGCATTTAGACAGCATCATAACCGAAAGCGGAAAAAAGGTTAAAATCGGCGACACGTTAGGACGTGTGGGCAATACCGGAAATGCGAAAGGCGGCCCTACGCATCTGCATTTTGGAATTTATTCGACCGGCAGTGCCGTCGATGCTTATCCATTTATTCGAAAACGACCCATTCCCAAAACCTTAAAAAATAATTTAAAAAATTTCACAACAATAAAATCCGGAACCAATCTACGACAAGGCCCCGGAACTTCCTACGAAAGCATTGCGACGACCGAAAAAGAAACGCCCATAAAAATCCTTTCTTCAAATGGCCCCTGGTACCATATCAAAACGAGTGACGGCACCCAAAGCTTCGTGAACAGCGAAAGGTTGAAATAA
- the yaaA gene encoding peroxide stress protein YaaA has protein sequence MKILTSPAKLMNIENSTPFLKPTTPHFIDEAALIQSTLKHKSPKYLSDLMEISTKLADENWHRNQNWKAKPSAKESAPALMAFSGEVYRGLDAKSLDESAMKYLQKNFRMLSGLYGILKPSDRVMLYRLEMGRKFKFEGHQNLYEFWKDKVTEKLNSELKAKDIVLNLASKEYFKVIDRTKIKAPIIDFEFYDYKEGQLKTIVVYTKHARGLVARFCAQNDVKTLNEVKAFNLENYRIDENLSTESKLVFTR, from the coding sequence ATGAAAATCCTTACTTCGCCCGCAAAGCTCATGAATATTGAGAATTCCACGCCTTTCTTAAAACCCACAACGCCGCATTTTATAGACGAAGCAGCATTAATTCAAAGTACCTTAAAACACAAATCTCCCAAATACTTATCGGATCTCATGGAGATTTCCACGAAACTCGCCGACGAAAACTGGCACCGCAACCAAAACTGGAAGGCCAAACCTTCTGCAAAGGAATCCGCGCCGGCTTTGATGGCTTTCAGCGGCGAAGTCTACCGCGGTCTCGACGCAAAATCGTTAGACGAGTCTGCCATGAAATACCTTCAGAAAAACTTCCGCATGCTTTCGGGCCTGTACGGAATTTTAAAACCTTCAGACAGAGTCATGCTCTACCGTTTGGAAATGGGACGGAAATTCAAATTCGAAGGCCATCAAAACCTCTATGAATTCTGGAAAGATAAAGTCACAGAAAAACTGAACAGCGAGTTAAAAGCCAAAGATATCGTTCTCAATCTCGCGAGCAAAGAATATTTCAAAGTGATCGACAGAACCAAAATCAAAGCGCCGATCATTGATTTCGAATTTTACGATTACAAAGAAGGTCAGCTGAAAACCATCGTCGTTTATACAAAACACGCCCGCGGACTGGTCGCGCGGTTTTGCGCTCAAAACGACGTAAAAACCTTAAATGAAGTCAAAGCTTTTAACCTCGAAAACTACCGGATTGACGAAAATCTGTCGACGGAAAGTAAACTCGTATTCACACGATAA